One Punica granatum isolate Tunisia-2019 chromosome 3, ASM765513v2, whole genome shotgun sequence genomic window carries:
- the LOC116201869 gene encoding E3 ubiquitin-protein ligase SIRP1-like has translation MEEAASARYWCHMCSQIVNPGVFEIEPKCPLCDCGFVEEMAGGPAWDGQRDSDSDFGSDRALSLWAPILLGMMGSPRRRRRLRRLGFDDDDDGDDEDEREDGESRREGETELAREIESIIRRRRRNSTTILQLLQNIRASMAAEYETVDRDRDGDREGDNDRDRNRDRDREREAVIMINPFNQTIIIRGGSSSDSTQNSNSIGSLGDYFVGPGLDLLLQHLAENDPNRYGTPPAQKEAVEAMPTVTIEENLQCSVCLDDFGIGSEAKEMPCKHRFHPGCILPWLELHSSCPICRFQLPSDESKLDSDASSSGSNGRDRERERAMEREMERERERERERERERERERERERERERERERESEGGHGSSDEGDEEGRNGNGRRFSIRWPFQGFFSSSRSSEGNSTASSSSSSAGSPPDRTSQGDEN, from the coding sequence ATGGAAGAAGCGGCGTCTGCGAGGTATTGGTGCCACATGTGCAGCCAGATTGTGAATCCTGGTGTTTTCGAGATTGAGCCGAAATGCCCCCTCTGTGACTGTGGCTTCGTTGAAGAAATGGCCGGCGGCCCGGCTTGGGACGGCCAACGGGACTCCGACTCCGATTTTGGGTCGGACCGGGCGCTCTCCCTCTGGGCCCCGATCTTGCTCGGCATGATGGGTAGCCCCCGTCGCCGGAGGAGGCTCAGACGTCTGGGGTttgacgacgacgacgacggcGATGATGAGGATGAGCGCGAAGATGGAGAGTCCCGCCGTGAGGGAGAAACTGAATTGGCTCGAGAGATCGAGTCAATCAtccggaggaggaggaggaactCCACCACTATACTGCAGCTGCTTCAGAACATCAGAGCCAGCATGGCTGCTGAATATGAAACTGTGGATCGGGACAGAGATGGAGATAGAGAAGGTGATAATGATAGAGATAGGAACCGGGACAGGGATAGGGAGAGAGAGGCCGTGATCATGATAAACCCTTTCAACCAGACCATCATCATTCGAGGAGGCTCCTCCAGTGATTCAACCCAGAACTCAAACTCAATCGGTTCGCTTGGGGACTACTTTGTTGGGCCTGGCTTAGATTTGCTGTTGCAGCATTTAGCAGAGAACGATCCCAATAGGTATGGAACCCCGCCTGCTCAGAAAGAGGCAGTTGAAGCGATGCCCACTGTAACCATTGAGGAGAACTTGCAGTGCTCTGTGTGTTTGGATGATTTCGGGATTGGATCAGAAGCGAAGGAGATGCCCTGTAAACATAGGTTCCACCCTGGTTGTATACTGCCTTGGCTCGAGCTGCATAGTTCATGCCCCATTTGCCGGTTTCAGTTGCCTTCTGATGAGTCCAAGCTCGATTCTGATGCATCCAGTAGTGGAAGTAATGGAAGAGatagggagagggagagggcaATGGAAAGAGAgatggagagggagagggaaagagagagggagagggagagggagagggagagggagagggaaagagagagggagagggagagggagagggaaagagagagcGAAGGTGGACATGGTAGCAGTGATGAGGGAGACGAGGAAGGGAGAAACGGGAACGGCAGAAGGTTTTCGATTAGATGGCCTTTCCAGGGCTTCTTCTCTTCCTCAAGGTCGAGCGAAGGGAATTCTACcgcatcttcatcttcttcatcagctGGAAGTCCTCCTGACCGCACTTCACAAGGTGATGAGAACTGA
- the LOC116201871 gene encoding uncharacterized protein LOC116201871, translating to MMRCWSVGDLITQWIRDYDRLQSVAVILLYIQIACALVGSLGAQYNGVLLINLSIALFALVAIESSSQSLGRTYAVLLFCAILLDVSWFILFTHAIWFISSETHGELFIFSVKLTLAMQIVGFTVRLASSFLWIQIYRLGVSDSDTAPPRESDFDLRHRFLNPVTPAPIRQSSDSDVVLGGTIFDPPYYSSLFEDSPNIKNSPGGSNNCPAGDGSASTAEASRMKSSVLRSFEAIDVESTEKKSPDDDAAS from the exons ATGATGCGCTGCTGGTCAGTCGGGGATCTAATTACGCAGTGGATTCGCGACTACGACCGGCTTCAATCCGTCGCCGTGATTCTCCTCTACATTCAG ATTGCGTGCGCGCTCGTCGGATCACTCGGAGCACAGTACAATGGAGTGCTGCTTATCAACTTGTCGATTGCACTCTTCGCGCTGGTGGCGATCGAGAGTAGCAGTCAGAGCCTCGGGAGGACCTATGCGGTGCTTCTCTTCTGCGCCATTTTGCTAGATGTCTCCTGGTTCATTCTTTTCACTCACGCTATCTG GTTCATTTCCTCCGAAACTCATGGAGAGTTATTTATCTTTTCAGTAAAACTTACTCTTGCAATGCAAATTGTTGGCTTTACTGTGAGGCTAGCATCCTCGTTCTTATGGATTCAGATCTACAGACTGGGGGTCTCGGATTCAGACACAGCACCTCCTAGggaatcagattttgatttgagaCACAGATTTTTAAATCCGGTCACTCCTGCTCCAATCAGACAATCCTCAGATTCTGATGTGGTCTTGGGGGGAACCATTTTTGATCCACCTTATTATTCGTCACTTTTTGAAGATAGTCCAAACATCAAAAACTCGCCTGGG GGCAGTAATAATTGCCCCGCTGGTGATGGGTCTGCTTCAACAGCCGAAGCATCTCGGATGAAGTCATCTGTTCTCAGATCCTTCGAGGCAATAGAT GTTGAGAGCACAGAAAAGAAGTCTCCAGACGATGATGCAGCAAGCTAG
- the LOC116201868 gene encoding pyruvate kinase, cytosolic isozyme-like has translation MDQVRGAVPEIERRPKTKIVCTLGPVSRSIPMIEKLLKAGMNVARFNFSHGSHEYHQETLNNLRQAMENTGILCAVMLDTKGPEIRTGFLKDGKPIQLNQGQEITISTDYSIKGDENTISMSYKRLPEDVKPGSAILCADGTISLTVLSCDAKAGMVQCRCENSALLGERKNVNLPGVIVDLPTLTDKDKEDILQWGVPNKIDMIALSFVRKGSDLVEVRNVLGKHSEDILLMSKVENQEGVANFDDILANTDAFMVARGDLGMEIPIEKIFLAQKVMICKCNIRGKPVVTATQMLESMIKSPRPTRAEATDVANAVLDGTDCVMLSGETAAGAYPELAVRTMARICVEAESTVDYGIVFKRIMQHSPVPMSPLESLASSAVRTANSAKATLILVLTRGGTTAKLVAKYRPEMPILSVVVPEIKTDSFDWSLSGVSPAKHSLIVRGLVPVLCGGSSRASNEETTEQALEFATQYAKTKGLCKSGDAVVALHRVGMASVIKIVTVK, from the exons ATGGACCAGGTGAGAGGGGCCGTGCCTGAGATCGAGAGGAGGCCAAAGACAAAGATCGTGTGCACTCTGGGCCCCGTCTCAAGGTCCATCCCGATGATCGAGAAGCTCCTGAAGGCGGGCATGAATGTGGCGCGCTTCAACTTCTCCCACGGGTCCCATGAGTACCACCAGGAGACCCTAAACAATCTCCGGCAGGCCATGGAGAACACCGGCATCCTCTGTGCCGTCATGCTCGATACCAAG GGTCCGGAAATTCGAACTGGGTTCCTGAAAGACGGGAAGCCTATCCAACTCAATCAGGGCCAAGAAATCACCATCTCGACTGACTACAGCATAAAGGGAGACGAGAACACGATAAGCATGAGTTACAAGAGGTTGCCCGAGGATGTGAAGCCAGGAAGTGCCATCCTCTGCGCTGACGGGACGATCTCCCTCACGGTTCTGTCCTGTGACGCGAAGGCGGGGATGGTTCAGTGCCGGTGTGAGAACAGCGCGCTTCTTGGCGAGAGGAAGAACGTCAACCTCCCCGGCGTTATAGTCGACCTCCCGACCCTGACAGACAAGGACAAGGAGGACATTCTGCAGTGGGGAGTCCCTAACAAGATAGACATGATCGCTCTCTCGTTTGTCAGGAAAGGTTCCGATCTCGTAGAGGTCCGGAATGTGCTCGGCAAGCACTCGGAGGACATCCTTCTTATGTCGAAG GTCGAGAATCAAGAGGGAGTGGCCAACTTCGATGATATCCTCGCAAACACGGATGCATTCATGGTGGCCCGAGGTGACCTCGGGATGGAGATCCCCATCGAAAAGATATTCCTGGCCCAGAAGGTGATgatctgcaagtgcaacatcCGGGGGAAGCCCGTGGTGACTGCAACCCAGATGTTAGAATCGATGATCAAATCTCCCCGTCCAACCCGGGCCGAAGCCACTGATGTGGCCAATGCAGTTCTCGACGGAACAGACTGTGTGATGCTGAGTGGTGAGACAGCTGCTGGAGCCTACCCGGAGCTTGCCGTTAGGACGATGGCTCGAATTTGTGTGGAGGCAGAGAGCACAGTCGACTACGGGATTGTGTTCAAGAGGATAATGCAGCACTCGCCTGTGCCCATGAGCCCTCTTGAAAGCCTGGCCTCTTCGGCTGTCCGAACTGCCAACTCTGCGAAAGCCACCCTCATCCTGGTCCTCACGAGGGGCGGGACCACTGCAAAGCTCGTCGCAAAGTACAGGCCAGAGATGCCAATACTATCCGTGGTCGTTCCCGAGATCAAGACAGATTCCTTTGATTGGTCCCTCAGTGGCGTGTCTCCGGCCAAACACAGCCTCATTGTCCGGGGACTGGTTCCTGTCTTGTGCGGGGGGTCTTCAAGGGCTTCAAATGAAGAAACTACAGAGCAAGCTCTCGAGTTCGCCACTCAATATGCTAAGACTAAGGGGCTCTGCAAATCCGGGGATGCTGTCGTGGCTCTGCATCGGGTCGGGATGGCATCGGTGATCAAAATCGTGACAGTTAAGTGA